In the Acidobacteriota bacterium genome, TGATGCCGCAGATGTCGATGTGGTAATCGTCGATCACGTGCTCAGCCCCGCGCAGGCCCGCAATCTTGAAGCGGTGTTCCACCGCAGAGTCATCGACCGGACAGAGCTGATTCTCGACATCTTCGCGCGAAGGGCGCGTACCCGCGAGGGCAAGCTCCAGGTGGAACTGGCCCAGTTGCAGTACAAGCTGCCGAGACTGGTCGGGTCGGCCGAGGCGCTCTCTCGGCTTGGCGGCGGCATCGGCACAAGGGGACCTGGCGAAACCAAGCTCGAGACCGATCGCCGGCGCATCAGGCAACGGGTGTCGGCCCTCAAACAGGAAATTGCGGAAGTCAGCGAGCGCCGGGGATATGTACGCGCCAGGCGCAAGCGCGGCGAAGTACCAACTGTGGCGCTCGTCGGTTACACCAACGCGGGAAAGACCACGTTGTTCAACGCGCTGACCGGCGGTGATGCGGTGGTCTCAGACGCGTTGTTCGTCACGCTCGACCCCTTGGTGCGCAGGGTCAAGTTGCCCGATGCGCGGCAGATCATGGTGTCGGATACGGTCGGGTTCATCGATCGGCTGCCGCACCAGCTGGTGGCCGCATTCCGCGCCACGCTCGAAGAAGTGATTCACGCAGATCTCCTGCTGCACGTCATCGACGCCGCAGCGCCTGACCGCGAGCGCCGGGAGCGCGCCGTGCGCGACGTGTTGACCGAGATTGGCGCCGGCCTGGTGCCCATGCTCGACGTGTTTAATAAATGCGACCAACTGTCGCCGATGGATCGCGACAGACTGACGACAACCGCGCCGGGCGCCGTGTGTGTCTCGGCCGTGACCGGCGAAGGTGTGCAGGATCTTGTGGACGCCGTCGCGTCCAGAGTGGCCATGGACACCGAGCGCGTCACCTTTCATCTCGATTTTGCGAGCGACGCCGATCGGCAGGTGCTGGTGGAACTGCATCGCCATGCCCGGGTCACGAGCCAGATCACCGTGGGCGCCCAGGTGACGGTGGAGGCTGATGTGCCACGACGCCTGCACGACCGTCTGTTGCGCCTCCAGGAGATCGCATGACCCGCCGCGTTCGCCGGGATTGGGTGCGCACGGCGCTGGCCGCGTCGGTGCTGGCCACGGCGGCCGCGTGTGCGTCTGGGCCAACCGCGACACCCGCGCTGCCAGCCACGCCGACCTACCGCGAGGTGCCGCAGTTGACGGTGCCCGCCGGCCTGCAGGCCACGCCCCAGATCAGGGCCCGCCATGACCAGGCGTGGCGCCGCCTCCAGTCGGGTGACCTGCGCGGTGCGAACCGCGACTTTACAGACATCCTCCGGCAGTCGCCCGACTTTTATCCGGCCGCCGCTGGACTCGGCTACCTCGCCTCCATCGATCGCAAGTACGACGACGCGGCAAAGCGCTTCGATGGGGTGGTCGCCATGGACCGCACGTACCTGCCGGCGCTACAGGGCCGCATGGACGTGGCGCTGGCGCGCGGAGAGGATGTGGTGGCCGTCACCATGTCCGACCTCATTCTCGCCGTGGACCCAGGCCGCGACGACGTGCGCGAACGGCAGGAAGTGCTGCGACTGAGAGTGGTGCAGGCGCAGTTGACCCGCGCGTCGGCCGCGCGCGCGGCGGGGCAGTGGGACGAGGCGCAGGCCGCGCTCGATCAGGCGCTGGTGCTGGTGCCCGATAGCGCCGTCGTGTTGCGCGACCTGGCGCAGGTGGAGATCGCTCGCGGCCGTCTGGATGAGGCCGAGGTCCACGCGCGCCGGTCGCTGGAACTCGACAACGGTGATGCCGAGGCGCACGCCGTGATGGCGAGTGTGCTCGAAGCGCACGGCCGGCCCCGCGAGGCGGCGGCCGCACTGGCGCGCGCCATTCGCATCGACCCGCGGCAGGAGTGGCGGGATCGCGCCGCCGCGTTGACCGCCCGTGCCGACTTCGACGCATTGCCGGCGGAGTACCGCGCCATCCCCTCGGCGGCCAGTATCACCAGGGGCCAGTTGGCCGCCATCCTGGGCATCCGGCTTCAGAACGCCCTCGGGCGCGCACCGCGGCGGGTCACGGTGGTCGTCACCGACGTGCGGTCGCATTGGGCGGCGCCGTGGATCCTGCCGGCCATTCGTGTCGGCTGGATGGACTCGTTCCCCAATCACACCTTCCAACCCTCGGCGCCGGTTCGGCGCGCCGAACTCGCCCAGGTCGTTTGGCGCGTGGCGCAGGACCTGGCCGCGCGGCAGCCGTCTGAAGTGGCCCGGTGGCGGGCATCGCGCCCGGTCGTGCCCGACGTCTCACGCGCCCACCTGGCGTATTCCGCCATCGCCGGTGCGCTCGCGACCGGTGCGATGAGCCTGTCGGCCAACGGCCGGTTCGAGGCCAATCGCTTCGCCGCCGGCGCTGAGGTCGTGGCCGCCGTCGCGCGTCTCGAGCAATTGGCGAAACAATAAGACTGGCCATGACGCTGTTCACCCCCGCGAACCTGCTCACGATTTCGCGAATGGTCCTGGTGCCGGTCTTCGCGCTGTGCATGTTGTACGGCTACCCGGGCTGGGCGCTGTTTACGTTTGTCGTGGCGGGCTTCACGGACCTGCTCGACGGTGCGATCGCCCGCTGGACAAACCAGCAGACCACGCTCGGGGCCTGGCTGGACCCGATGGCCGACAAGCTGCTGTTGCTGACGATGTTCGTGATGTTGACGCTGCCGGGCATGGGGATGACGTACCGGCTGCCGTTGTGGCTCACCGTGCTCGTCATCAGCCGCGATGTGGCGATTGTGCTGACGGCCGCGGTCATCAACCTCGCCGTGGCGCCGCGCACCTTCAAGCCGTCGCCCCTGGGCAAGGCCGCCACGGGCATTTACATCCTGACCGGCGTGGTCACGCTCTGGGGCAACTATCGCGGCCTACCCGGCGGCGTGTTGCCGGTCTTTGTGTATCTCTCGCTCGCGATCACGCTGCTCTCGGCGGCGGACTATCTGCGCCGAGTTACGCGCGTTCCCGGCGACACCAAGCAGGCGTAGTGCGCGACCGGCGGAGGTTCACACCTTCGTGCGGAAGTAGTCGATGGTACTCGTCAGTCCCTGCTCCAGCGCGACTTTCGGTTCCCAGCCGAGGATGGTGCGCGCACGAGTGATGTCGGGGCGACGGACTTTGGGGTCGTCGGTGGGCAGGGGCTTGAACACGATCTGGCTCGAGGAGCCGGTCATCTGAATAATCGTCCGGGCGATCTCTTCAATCGACATCTCGTGCGGGTTGCCGACGTTGACCGGGTCGTTGGTGTTTGAGTCTGCCAGTTTGAGGATGCCATCCACCAGATCCGTGACGTAGCAGAAGCTGCGCGTCTGGGTGCCGCTGCCGAAGATCGTGACGTCTTCGCCGCGCAGAGCCTGTCCGATAAACGTGGGCACGGCGCGGCCGTCGTGAATCCGCATCCGCGGGCCGTAGGTGTTGAAGATGCGGATGATCTTCGTGTCCACGCCGTGGTGGCGGTGATAGGCCATGGTGATGGCTTCCGCAAACCGTTTGGCTTCGTCGTACACGCCGCGCGGGCCCACCGGGTTGACGTTGCCCCAGTACGTTTCCTTCTGCGGATGCTCCAGCGGATCGCCGTACACCTCGGAGGTTGATGCGATCACAAACCGTGCGCCCTTCGCCTTGGCGAGTCCCAGCGCGTTGTGCGTGCCGAGCGAGCCCACCTTGAGCGTCTGAATGGGCAGTTCCAGATAGTCAATCGGGCTGGCTGGGCTCGCCCAGTGCAGCACGAGATCCACCGGCCCGCTGACATCGATGTAGCGCGTGACATCGTGACGGATGAACTCGAAGTCGCGATCGCGCAGGTGCGCGATGTTGTTGAGGTCGCCGGTCAGCAGGTTGTCGATGCCGACAACACTGTGGCCCCGGTCCAGAAGGGTTTCGCTCAGGTGGGATCCGATAAAGCCGGCGGCGCCGGTAATGACAACTCGCACGAGAACTCCTCAATAACTGTCAGTATGCCGCGCGGTGGATGCCCCGCATGACGGTGAGCCACATGATCTTGAAGTCGAGACTGATCGACCAGTTCTCGATGTAGTACAGGTCAAACTCGATACGTTTTTCCAGCGACGTGTTGCCGCGCCAGCCGTTGACCTGCGCCCAGCCTGTGATGCCGGCTTTGACCTTGTGGCGCAGCATGTACTGGGGGATCTGGTGCTTGAACTGCTCCACAAAAAACGGTCGCTCCGGTCGCGGGCCCACGATGGACATGTCGCCCTTCAGCACATTCCAGAACTGCGGCAACTCGTCCATGTCGGTCTTGCGCAGCCAGCGTCCCACCGCCGTGGCCCTCGGGTCGTCGTCGCGCGCCCAGATCGGGCCCGTCACTTCTTCGGCATCGATCGGCATCGACCGGAATTTCCAGACCGTGAACGACTTGCCGTCCAGACCCATGCGCTCCTGGGTGTAGAAGACCGGGCCGGGCGAGCTGCGTTTGATGACAAGCGCCACGAGCAGAGCCGGCACCGCGCCCACCACGATCACCCCTAACGACAGGGCGACGTCCACGGCCCGCTTCAGCAGGCTGTTGAAGCCCCGCAGCGGCATGTCGTTGATCGAGATGATCGGCATGCCATCCAGGTCTTCCAGTCGCGCCCGCAACGCGATGAACTGCAGCAGGTCCGGCACCACGTGAATCTCGATGCACTCGCGGCTCGCCATCTCGACCACGCCGAGCATCTTGACGTGTTCTTCCAGCGGCAGCGCCACATAGATCTCGTCGATGTGCTCGCGGCTGCAGATGTCCGAGGTCTCGGCCAGCGCTCCCAGGATGGGCAGGCCGCGATACCCGATGGTGTCACTAGTTGTGGCGCGGTCGTCCACAAAACCAATGAGCCTGAACCCGAGCTCGCCGTGCTGGAGAATGCGGTCGGCCACCATCCGGCCCAGATCGCTGGCGCCGACGATGAGGACGCGTCGAAGACCGATGCCCTTGCGCCAGCGGCGGCGCAGCTGCCAGCGCACGAACTCGCGCGACGCGAACGCAAACGCGACGTTGAGGCCGAGGAACAGCACCCACACCCACTGCGACACTTCCAGATAGCCCAGGGCCTTGCGGGCGTCGCTCAGGTGATAGGTCTGGACGTAGAGCGTGCCCACCAGGGCCAGCAGCACGGTGAGCAGGCTGCCCACGAGCACCGCGAAGAAGTCGTCCATCCGCGACCGTCCGCGTCGCAGGCGATACAGGCGTTGGAGATGGAACGCCACCGGCACCATGAACGCCACAAACGGCAACACGGTCAGGTACTGTTCAAGCGGCGGCGTGCCCTTCGGTGTTTCGATGAGTCCAGTCTGGAATCGAATGGCGTAGGCCAGCAGGAACGCCGCCGCCGCGGTCAGGATGTCGGACAGGATGTGAAACACGACGAAGAGGCGGCTGAAGCGTTTCACCATGCGTGCGGGCGCTCCAGCGCTTCGGTCACAAGGTGTGCCACGCCCGCATCAAAATGATCGATGCTGAAGGCGCACGCGCGGGCATGTAATTCTTCCGGCGACAACGGCAGGTTCTCGACCTGGCCCATGGCCTCCGCGAAGCGGGAGGCGTCGCCCACAGCGTCGCCGTCGCCGGGTTCCACCAGCCACCCCGAGACGCCGTGTTCGACGGTCTCACAGGCGCCGCCGCGCCCCAGAGCTACCACCGGCCGGCCGCAGGCCTGCGCCTCCACCGGGGCAATCCCGAAGTCTTCCTCGCCGGGCAGCACCAGTGCCCGCGCATTCCGGTACAGGTCGCGCAGTTCGTTGTCGCCGACGTGGCCAAGGAATTCAATGCCTGTGGCAGGGATGGCGCGGAGCCGATCCGCATCGGGGCCGGTCCCCACAATTTTGAGCCGCGCTCCCAGGATGGCGGCGGCACGAATGGCTGTATCGATTCGCTTGTAGGGCACGAGCGCAGAAACCACCAGGAAGTAGTCGCCAGGAGCCCCGTGGCCTGGCGTGTAGAACCCCGTGTCCACAGGCGGGTGGAGTACGGCGGCCCGACGATTATAGTACCGCTGAATGCGCCTCGCAACGTAAGCCGAGTTGGCGATGAAGCGATTGACGCGCGGTGCGGTGTCCCGATCCCAGCGCGCCAGCCACGACACCACATGCCGGGCAGCAGCGGACCCAAGGTGGCCGAGGCGCTCCGGACCGAAGTACGACGGGAACTGGTCCCACGCGTAGCGCATGGGCGAGTGGCTGTAGCAGACGTGCACGGCTCGCCCTGTGGGGACCACGGCTTTGGCCGCGCAGTGGCTGGTGGACACCACAAGCGTCGCGTCGTCGAGGTCGAACTGCTCGATGGCGAACGGGAACAGCGGCAGGTAGTGGCGATACCACCGTGCCGGCGCCGGCAGGCGGTTGATGAGTGACGATCGCACCTTGCGGTGTTCGATGACGGGCGTGACCGAACCGGGGACGTGCACAAGCGTCAGCAGATCTGCGTCGGGATACAGCCGGCACAGCGACTCAAGCACTTTCTCGCCGCCGCGCATCCCGGTCAGCCAGTCGTGGATCAGCACCACACTCTGTGTCGTGCGGTGCACGACCTTGTCAGGCACCGATCACCTGGCGGTAGACCGCGCGCGTGGCGTCGGCCGCCCGCGCCCAGGAAAAGGCCTTCACGCGGATGTGCCCGCGTCGCACCAGGTCGGCGCGCAGCGCGTCGTCTCCCAGCACCCGGCACATCGCGGCGGCCAGCGCGGCCGGGTCCAGCGGATCGATGAGCACGGCGGCGTCGTCCACCACCTCGGGCAGTGACGACACATTGGATGTGATGACGGCGGTGCCGCTGGCCATGGCCTCGAGCGGCGGAAACCCGAAGCCTTCAGACAGTGTCGGAAACACAAAGACCCGGGCCAGTTGATAGAGCGCGGCCAGTGTGGCGGCGGGCACAAAGCCCAGGAACCGCACGTGTTGATGCAGGTGATGGCGGTGCACCAGGCGCCGCAGGTTGGGGTACTTCGACAACTCGTCGCCAATGATCAGGAGCTTGACGTCCTCGTGGCCCGTCTTGCGCATGAGCGCGAAGGCCTCGATGAGGCGGTCCACGTTTTTGTGCGGCTTGATATTGCCGGCGTAGAGCACGAATGGCGCGTTCAGCATGAACCGATCGCGCACGCGGGCGACCTCGGCCTGGTCGGGTGGTTCGAGGAACCGCAGGTCCAGGCCGTTGTGGATCACGTCAATCTTGTCGGCGGGGGTGTGCAGGTAGTGCTGGATGTCGTCCTTGCTCGCCTGCGATACCGTAATCACCCGGCTTGCACGCCGTGCGCCGAGTGCCATGAACGTGCGGGCATAGGCGTACGCGGCGCGGTTCGGGAGGTACTGCGGGAATCGCAGGTGGATGCAGTCGTGGATGGTCACCACCACAGGGCCGGTCGTCAGCGGCGACACCACGTAGTGGGGCGCGTGGAAGAGTTGCACGCGTGCTCTCCGCACGTCGAGGGGCACACTGATTTGCTCACGGGCCGAGTAGTTGGGCGAGCGATCGACGAGTGGTTCGAATCGTGGCCCCAGCGATCGCACAAACTCCACATCGTCGGGCCGGCAGATGAGGACGTAGTGTTCCGGCGTGTCCTGCTTGCCGAACTCGCGCACAAGGTTGCGGACGTACGTGCCAATGCCGTAGTCATGCAGCTTGCGCGCGTCGATGGCTATGCGGACGGGAACCACAAGACTGATTCTATCGAATGGCGCGGCCGCGCATCGCGAGCCACGCCCGCAGCAGCGGAGCCCAGAGCGGTGAGTGTTTCTCGTAGAACCGCAGGTGGCTTCGGTCGTAGATCGGGGATACGGCCTGGCCCGTGGCGGCGAATGAGCCGCCGCGCAGGTGCAGGATTTCGGCGGCCGGCGTGAAGAGGATGCGGCCACCACGCGCGCGCAACGCGGCGCAAAAATCCACGTCTTCCTCGTACATGAAGTAGCGTTCGTCGAGCAGCCCCGCCTCTTCAGCGGCAGCGCGGCGCACCAGCAGGCACGCGCCTGAGACCCAGTCAACGGTCCGCTCCTGCGAGACATGTCGCGCAATGTATCGCCGGGCCCAGGGGCTCTTGCTTGCGGCCAGCTTCACACGCAGCCGCTGCACGGCCTCGCTCCAGGGCGTGAGCATCGGCCCGAACGACACTTCGGGCGACCGGGTGGCATCAATCAGTCGCGGTCCCGCAGCGACGACGCTTGTGGCCTCGAGCCGTGCGACCAGTCGATCAATGGCGCCCTCGGGCACCACGGTGTCGCTGTTGAGCAGCAGAATCAGCGGGGCAGACGTGCGCCTGATGCCCACGTTGTTGGCCGCCGCGAACCCGACGTTCTCGGGCAACGACACCATCTCAACATCGGGCCATTTTTCTGTGACCCAGGCCAGGCTCATGTCGGTCGACGCGTTGTCCACCACGCAGATGTGGTGAGGCACCGCCGGTGGCGCGTCCCGCAACGCCGCGAGGCACGCCACCAGATGAGCCGCGGTGTTGTAGTTGACGATGATGATGTCGAGTTGGGGGGTCACGCGGGCGACTCCCCATGGACCGCGCGTTCCAGCGTCGTGCGGAGCACGGACGCGGTGCGCGACCAGGTGAACGATGCTAGCCGGTCGCGGCCGCGATCCACGGCGGCGGCGTGCGCGCCGGCATCAGTCAGCAATGTCGTGAGGCCGTTGGCGATAGCGGGCACGTCCAGCGCCACCCGCAGGGCAGCATCGCCGTACACCTCTCGTGCGACCGGCGTATCGAGGAGCACGCTCGGCACCCCGTGCGCGGCGGCCTCCATCGGTGTCATCGCGAAACCTTCGTAGTCCGAAAGGAACGCAAACACACGGGCCGACCGGTACAGTTCATCAAGCTCGTCGTCCGACACATACGGCCGCCACGTAAACGCGGAACCGAGCCCCAGTGCGTTTGCGGTGGCGGCGGGATTAAAGAGAGGGTGTGTTCGATTGCCGCCCACGAGCGTCAGCCGCGCATCAGGCACGCGCGTGCGCACCAACGCCATCGCCTGGAGCAACTCCGGCGTGTGCCGCCGATGGAAGAGCGTTCCGACAGAGAGAACCAGAGGTTCCCGGCCGGAGGCGGGAAGTCCGCCGCGCCACACCGGCGCGCCTTGCGGAGCCAGCACGATGTCTTCGAGCGGCAGCCCGAGATAGCGATGGATTTCGGTGGCCGAGAAGTGTGAGACGGTGACCACCGCCGCGGCACGCCGCGCGGCGGCGCGGGTCACGACACGGCGCCGCAGGCCTTCGCGCCATCCGAATCCGCGCGGCTGCGCGAAGTACGAGAGGTCGTGAATGACCAGCACGAAGGGGCAGCCCAGTCGCAGGGGAGCGGTGTACGCGGGCGCGAGCAACACGTCCACACCGGCGCGCGCGGCCATCGCGGGCAGCCGTCGCTGTTCCCACAGGGTGCCAGCGGTTTCGGCTGGGTCAATCACCACGTCGCACGCGAATGACAGGTCCCGCACCCACGCCGGCGGATCGCCGTGCAGGAACAGGCTCACACGATGTGGGAAACCAGACCGCGACCACTCCTGAAGCACGCCGGCCAGGTACCGGCCGACGCCCGTCGGTGAGCCCGCGATCTCGCGGGCGTCGATCCCTATGTGGTGCGGTGCACCACGTCCAATGTGGCGCGCTGCGCCGGCGTCAGCCACGGCGCGCCTTTCGCTCGAGCGCGTGGGCCCAGGCCTCACGCGTGCGGTCCGCGGTGTTCGTCCAACTGAAGAGGCGTGACTGCACCAGGCCGGCTTCCCGCATGCGCAGGCGATCGTCGGCAGCAGAAACCACCGCGTCGAGTGCGGCCGCAAGCGCATCGGCGTCACCCGCGTGAAACAGCTTGCCGGCAGTGCCGACCACCTCCGGCAGCGCGCCCTGGTCTGCCACCACCACAGGTACGCCCATGGTCATGGCTTCAAGGGCAGGCAGACCAAACCCTTCCGTATGCGACGGGAGGATGCACGCCATCGCCGACGCGTAGAGCGATTGCCGGGCCTCGGGCGCCACATAGCCAAGGACGGTCACGTGCGGGGCCAGCGGCGGGGCTGCCGCGCGACTCAGGATGGGGCCCGAGTCGAGGCCGGCGCCGCCGGCCAGAATCAGTCGAGGTGTCGTGACTCCCCGTGCCTCGCGCGTGGCCCTGAGCCGCTCATAGGCGTCCAGCAGGAGGCCCACGTTTTTGCGCGGTTCAATGCTGCCCAGAAAGAGCAAGGGGGCATTCGCCGGCTCGGCGTCGCGCGGCGCCCAGTCGGGGCGGCCCAGGGGGCAGACGAAGATCTGCTCGCGCGCGACGCCCGTCAGTCGAACGACTTCCGATGCCGTATGTTGCGACACGACGGCGACGGCGTCGGCGCCCCTGATGTGCGCGGGTGCCAGTGACGGGTAGTCGCGCCTGATCTCGGCCGTCGTCCGCTCGGGATGCGTCAGGAAATCCAGGTCGTGCACCGTCACCACCTGTGCCGCGCGGTCCGAGGGTAGCCGCAACGGATGCGCGGAATGCACGACGTCGAAAGCGCCGCCGGTGAGGCGCTCCACGGTGGGCCACCCGGCACGATGCCAGAGCAGATTCAGTACGCGCACCGGAATACGCCGGTCGATGACGGTGGCCCCGGGCACCACGT is a window encoding:
- the hflX gene encoding GTPase HflX translates to MSTERAALLTLMTRATRGVDHETSLDELGGLAGAAGATVVLRAMQERASPDPATLFGKGRAAEMAAACDAADVDVVIVDHVLSPAQARNLEAVFHRRVIDRTELILDIFARRARTREGKLQVELAQLQYKLPRLVGSAEALSRLGGGIGTRGPGETKLETDRRRIRQRVSALKQEIAEVSERRGYVRARRKRGEVPTVALVGYTNAGKTTLFNALTGGDAVVSDALFVTLDPLVRRVKLPDARQIMVSDTVGFIDRLPHQLVAAFRATLEEVIHADLLLHVIDAAAPDRERRERAVRDVLTEIGAGLVPMLDVFNKCDQLSPMDRDRLTTTAPGAVCVSAVTGEGVQDLVDAVASRVAMDTERVTFHLDFASDADRQVLVELHRHARVTSQITVGAQVTVEADVPRRLHDRLLRLQEIA
- a CDS encoding glycosyltransferase family 4 protein is translated as MVPVRIAIDARKLHDYGIGTYVRNLVREFGKQDTPEHYVLICRPDDVEFVRSLGPRFEPLVDRSPNYSAREQISVPLDVRRARVQLFHAPHYVVSPLTTGPVVVTIHDCIHLRFPQYLPNRAAYAYARTFMALGARRASRVITVSQASKDDIQHYLHTPADKIDVIHNGLDLRFLEPPDQAEVARVRDRFMLNAPFVLYAGNIKPHKNVDRLIEAFALMRKTGHEDVKLLIIGDELSKYPNLRRLVHRHHLHQHVRFLGFVPAATLAALYQLARVFVFPTLSEGFGFPPLEAMASGTAVITSNVSSLPEVVDDAAVLIDPLDPAALAAAMCRVLGDDALRADLVRRGHIRVKAFSWARAADATRAVYRQVIGA
- a CDS encoding glycosyltransferase family 2 protein, encoding MTPQLDIIIVNYNTAAHLVACLAALRDAPPAVPHHICVVDNASTDMSLAWVTEKWPDVEMVSLPENVGFAAANNVGIRRTSAPLILLLNSDTVVPEGAIDRLVARLEATSVVAAGPRLIDATRSPEVSFGPMLTPWSEAVQRLRVKLAASKSPWARRYIARHVSQERTVDWVSGACLLVRRAAAEEAGLLDERYFMYEEDVDFCAALRARGGRILFTPAAEILHLRGGSFAATGQAVSPIYDRSHLRFYEKHSPLWAPLLRAWLAMRGRAIR
- a CDS encoding CDP-alcohol phosphatidyltransferase family protein — encoded protein: MTLFTPANLLTISRMVLVPVFALCMLYGYPGWALFTFVVAGFTDLLDGAIARWTNQQTTLGAWLDPMADKLLLLTMFVMLTLPGMGMTYRLPLWLTVLVISRDVAIVLTAAVINLAVAPRTFKPSPLGKAATGIYILTGVVTLWGNYRGLPGGVLPVFVYLSLAITLLSAADYLRRVTRVPGDTKQA
- a CDS encoding tetratricopeptide repeat protein codes for the protein MTRRVRRDWVRTALAASVLATAAACASGPTATPALPATPTYREVPQLTVPAGLQATPQIRARHDQAWRRLQSGDLRGANRDFTDILRQSPDFYPAAAGLGYLASIDRKYDDAAKRFDGVVAMDRTYLPALQGRMDVALARGEDVVAVTMSDLILAVDPGRDDVRERQEVLRLRVVQAQLTRASAARAAGQWDEAQAALDQALVLVPDSAVVLRDLAQVEIARGRLDEAEVHARRSLELDNGDAEAHAVMASVLEAHGRPREAAAALARAIRIDPRQEWRDRAAALTARADFDALPAEYRAIPSAASITRGQLAAILGIRLQNALGRAPRRVTVVVTDVRSHWAAPWILPAIRVGWMDSFPNHTFQPSAPVRRAELAQVVWRVAQDLAARQPSEVARWRASRPVVPDVSRAHLAYSAIAGALATGAMSLSANGRFEANRFAAGAEVVAAVARLEQLAKQ
- a CDS encoding SDR family oxidoreductase, whose amino-acid sequence is MRVVITGAAGFIGSHLSETLLDRGHSVVGIDNLLTGDLNNIAHLRDRDFEFIRHDVTRYIDVSGPVDLVLHWASPASPIDYLELPIQTLKVGSLGTHNALGLAKAKGARFVIASTSEVYGDPLEHPQKETYWGNVNPVGPRGVYDEAKRFAEAITMAYHRHHGVDTKIIRIFNTYGPRMRIHDGRAVPTFIGQALRGEDVTIFGSGTQTRSFCYVTDLVDGILKLADSNTNDPVNVGNPHEMSIEEIARTIIQMTGSSSQIVFKPLPTDDPKVRRPDITRARTILGWEPKVALEQGLTSTIDYFRTKV
- a CDS encoding undecaprenyl-phosphate glucose phosphotransferase, which gives rise to MVKRFSRLFVVFHILSDILTAAAAFLLAYAIRFQTGLIETPKGTPPLEQYLTVLPFVAFMVPVAFHLQRLYRLRRGRSRMDDFFAVLVGSLLTVLLALVGTLYVQTYHLSDARKALGYLEVSQWVWVLFLGLNVAFAFASREFVRWQLRRRWRKGIGLRRVLIVGASDLGRMVADRILQHGELGFRLIGFVDDRATTSDTIGYRGLPILGALAETSDICSREHIDEIYVALPLEEHVKMLGVVEMASRECIEIHVVPDLLQFIALRARLEDLDGMPIISINDMPLRGFNSLLKRAVDVALSLGVIVVGAVPALLVALVIKRSSPGPVFYTQERMGLDGKSFTVWKFRSMPIDAEEVTGPIWARDDDPRATAVGRWLRKTDMDELPQFWNVLKGDMSIVGPRPERPFFVEQFKHQIPQYMLRHKVKAGITGWAQVNGWRGNTSLEKRIEFDLYYIENWSISLDFKIMWLTVMRGIHRAAY
- a CDS encoding glycosyltransferase family 4 protein yields the protein MADAGAARHIGRGAPHHIGIDAREIAGSPTGVGRYLAGVLQEWSRSGFPHRVSLFLHGDPPAWVRDLSFACDVVIDPAETAGTLWEQRRLPAMAARAGVDVLLAPAYTAPLRLGCPFVLVIHDLSYFAQPRGFGWREGLRRRVVTRAAARRAAAVVTVSHFSATEIHRYLGLPLEDIVLAPQGAPVWRGGLPASGREPLVLSVGTLFHRRHTPELLQAMALVRTRVPDARLTLVGGNRTHPLFNPAATANALGLGSAFTWRPYVSDDELDELYRSARVFAFLSDYEGFAMTPMEAAAHGVPSVLLDTPVAREVYGDAALRVALDVPAIANGLTTLLTDAGAHAAAVDRGRDRLASFTWSRTASVLRTTLERAVHGESPA
- a CDS encoding glycosyltransferase; its protein translation is MPDKVVHRTTQSVVLIHDWLTGMRGGEKVLESLCRLYPDADLLTLVHVPGSVTPVIEHRKVRSSLINRLPAPARWYRHYLPLFPFAIEQFDLDDATLVVSTSHCAAKAVVPTGRAVHVCYSHSPMRYAWDQFPSYFGPERLGHLGSAAARHVVSWLARWDRDTAPRVNRFIANSAYVARRIQRYYNRRAAVLHPPVDTGFYTPGHGAPGDYFLVVSALVPYKRIDTAIRAAAILGARLKIVGTGPDADRLRAIPATGIEFLGHVGDNELRDLYRNARALVLPGEEDFGIAPVEAQACGRPVVALGRGGACETVEHGVSGWLVEPGDGDAVGDASRFAEAMGQVENLPLSPEELHARACAFSIDHFDAGVAHLVTEALERPHAW
- a CDS encoding glycosyltransferase family 4 protein, with the protein product MRILLDYRPALRQRTGVGEYVHELARALVGTASPGRPETLTLFSSSWQHRLAADVVPGATVIDRRIPVRVLNLLWHRAGWPTVERLTGGAFDVVHSAHPLRLPSDRAAQVVTVHDLDFLTHPERTTAEIRRDYPSLAPAHIRGADAVAVVSQHTASEVVRLTGVAREQIFVCPLGRPDWAPRDAEPANAPLLFLGSIEPRKNVGLLLDAYERLRATREARGVTTPRLILAGGAGLDSGPILSRAAAPPLAPHVTVLGYVAPEARQSLYASAMACILPSHTEGFGLPALEAMTMGVPVVVADQGALPEVVGTAGKLFHAGDADALAAALDAVVSAADDRLRMREAGLVQSRLFSWTNTADRTREAWAHALERKARRG